AATTTTCTTTCCCATTAATGAATTGTATAAGGAATCACCCCTTGTCTTacaattaataaaaagttaCTATGTTGATGTGTATGAAATTGTGTTCATCTTTTGCAATAGGGGTTATTGTATAAGACGATTGTTGTTTGCATATTGTTCTTTGGAACACGTTCTTAAGTTCGCCATCTACGTGCATACGTAGGTGCCCAGCTTTTGCAACAGCAAAATTTTAACTTCTTTTAGtcatttgttttgattattGTCTACAGTTAGCGTGTTATACAATGGTAGAGATGAAGAGGATGTGGTTCTTATAATAGCAGGAAACACACCTGCTGCTATATGAGACACTATTTTGATGGCGTAACTATTGAGGTGTAATACCAGTTATCCTTATATTGCCAAATGGGGAAAAagaatagcaaaataaaatattctggACAAATATGGTTATACTAGAATGCGACAAGAACTACTTTTCCACCCAAACCATAGGACTTCGCTGTTACTTTTTTAACCCTGGATATTTATTTTGTGATTACTAGTGTCCACTTTCCCTTTGCTGGCTACTTGGTTTGTAGGTTTGCTGGAAACACCAAGACcgaaatcaaaatatttcgGTACCCCTGAAAGTAGGGTTTGGAAATCTATGAACTAAAGCACTTTGATTTCGGTTATCATTGGCCCGAAGAGGTGCACTTTTAGAATGTTGCTTCAAATTGGCCAAGAGTAGCATGTAGGATCTAATTTTGTTTAGTTATGAATATTTTCCATTATCCAGAGTTCAATGGCACTACCAGTGGCATTATTCTTTATCAAGATAACAGAATAATTACTTAAGTGAGTCAAAATGTTGACAAATTAAGTTCTATGACTATtctatttctttatatttattcAGTCATCAGAAAGCTTGAAGACCTTTTAAGAAAATTTCATATCAAAAAGCAGTAGTGAAACTGCTGAACTATTGAAGCATTTGGACTTAAGGGGATGACTGAAACCAAGTTTACAAACTATGGCTACCCTATAATCTAAAACTGATTGCAAATCGACTATATTCTTCATTACTCAATTACTGTAGGTAGCGGTCATCAGTTAATCATCATACGTAGCAGGATAACCTAGAGATAAAATTTTAGCAACATAAAATATCCCTGAGATCCATGTTTGTCTGATACAATCAGAAGTTCATGGATTCCAACATTGTCCTTCGGGCCTGCTTAGATGTTTGAACAGGTTATTTGATACAATCCAAAGTTCACGGACTCCATTATCCTTCTGGCCTGTTTTGATGTTAGAACAAGTTATCCAGCATTAACTTATGCACTATATGGAATTTATGCACAATAGGATAGGGTGCGGGTTAGAGTCTCACCAGGGAGATTGGGTTCAGGTGTATGGGGGCCAAGCTcctgatttttcaatattttttttttaaaataacactAGAGTTGTTTATATTATTGTGTGAAGAATAGCAATATCAATAAAGGAGAGAAATTATCCTCTGAAGAATACTTAAAAGACAGAGGCACTATTTATGGCATTTAAATTCTCAACTTTCATGCAGAGAGTTTATTGTAAGCTTTACATGTTGTCCTAAACATGGAATGGAAGCGACTTAAAGGCGTGAGATGTTACCATAATGCATGTCTTTCATGTCGTTTTGTAGTTTTTCCTATTTTGAATGTGGAAAATGCATCTTCAGTGtccattatttttttacataaatgGAATTGTGATCtgatttatctatttttatgcTACACTTCTGCATGCTAGATAAGCATTAACAGGTTGCGTTAGAACGTTGAAGGTATCTTTCTATGATGGCCAAGTAATGGCATAATCAACATGTAGTTTGCATTTGGTATTTATGCTCGTCTTCAATTATGCAGGTTTTGCAAATTGATCTGGTTTTGCAAATTGCCAAGTTGTTTGTTATATCTTAATTTTCACAGCatctttatctttcttttgcCTAAAACATCGACTGATATGTTGGTGCCATTTTTTTTCATATCTTTCCACAGCATAATCATGCAGCGCTCAACCTGAAGCCAAGATTCTTGATCATTCTTAAAGCTCAAAAGAGAAAGAATTATTCTCTTCATTTAATCAAATCGGTcgttaaaaaactaaaatcgaATATCAGTAATGGTGATGATGGAAAAACTGAACCAGCGAGAGTTCTTTTGGAGAGACTGTATGCGAAGACACAAAATCTAGATTTCAATTGTCTGGAGGATGCTGAAataagtacaagcctcaaagtTTTAAAATCAGATATTGAAGCTGCCCTGTTAGCTCTAAGGAGGAAGGAAGAAGATCTTCACGATGCCGAAAAAAGAGTTTTGATTgaacaaagaaaattaaactGCACAAAGAAAGATTTGGAGCGGCGAGAAGATGAAATTTCTGCTGCTTCTGCCAGACAACAGCAAATGGAGGAGGAGTTGAAGAAGACAAAGGGCAATCTGGCTTCTCAAGCTATACAAATTAGAGATCTAAAGATTTTCATTGAGGAGCAAGGTAAAGAAATTGCAAGATCAGCCACTTCGctttcagagagagagagtgaaattgaAAAACTTAAATCCGATGTGATGAAGAAGAATGAGGAGGCAGCAATCTTGCGTTCTGAGATAGAGCTTAAGGATCGACTATTACAAGAAGCCAATGAGACCCTTAGGAAACAAGAAGCTGAAATAGAAGACCTCCGTAAAGAACTCGAAGGAAAAGAGTTTGAATTAGctgaatcaaataaattgaggAAATCCAAGGAAAATGAGCTAAAAATAATGGAGGTTGAGCTTGAAAAACAAACTGTAGAATGGTTGGCAGCGAGGGAGGAGTTTATGGAACTGACAAAGCACATGGATGATATGAAGGAAACAACTGAGGATTTTAAACGGGTGACATCTCTCCTTGCTGCTTTTAGGTCCGAACTAATAGCCTCACAAGAATCTCTTGCTTCCAGTCACAGGAAACTGGAGGACCAAGCACTTCAGTTTGAGAAACAAATGCAAGAATTAAGCGAACAAAGAGTCTTGCTGATGTCTTACTCTGAGAATTTAAAGTTTGCTCAATTGGAGGTAGATAGCAAGGCAAATGAGTTGAGTGCTGCACATGCTATATGCGAGGAACTTGAATCAAACTTACTGAAGGAGAGAGAAATGGTGGAGCATTTGCAAGAGGAGttaagtagagagagagagtccctGGAGCAAAAAAGCACAGAGACAAGGTCACTACAAAATGAGCTAAGAGATAAGGAAATGCAGTTCCAGAATTCGCAAAGCCTTCTTCAAGAAAAAGAGTCTGAACTTGCAGAAGCAAGACTTCAAATCCAGCATATGGAATCCGAGCTAGCCTCCATCCAACTTATTGTTCAAGAAAAGGATTCTGATCTTTCAGATGCAAAGAATAAACTGGTGGAGCTTAGCAATGAAATTGTTGCACTTCAGCAGctaacaaagagcaaagaagaTCAACTTGTTCAAGCCATGTCCACATTACAGGATAAGGAAGAGTACATTCAAATAATGCAACAAGAATTAGATTATATAAGGCTAAGATCATTGGAAGCTACATCAGTTGTTCAAAAGATTGCTCGACTTACGGACAAACTTGTCATCTCCGTGgaaggtgaggaagaagaagctctGACAAATGACACGGACTATAGTGCTGCTTTTATGAAGCAGAAGCAATTGGAGACTCAGCTTGAGATGGTGAAAGAATTGTTAAGACAAAAGGAGATGGAATTTTTAGATGCACAGAGAGTTCTCACTGTCAAACAGGAAGAGCTCGAAGCGGTGCATAGAAGGTGGGATATGAGGGAAAAAGAGTTGGAAAAGATGGAAAAAGAGCTATTTAGAGATGCCGATGGCTTGGAAAAGCTTTATAGCCTTGCTCAGGAGAGGATAGGAAACAGAAGCGTGGGTGAACTGGCGATTGAAAAGCTTCAGATTGAGGCCACCCAATTGGAGGCTGAGGCTGCAACCACTGCATTGAGAAAAATTGCAGATATGACAAATCAATTATTAAAAGATGGATATGCAAGCTCAAATTCAGGTACTAGTTCTTTTGTGCCTCCAATTGGAGAAGTGGAAAAAGGTGGtggttcaaatttgaataagaATTTCGATGTCCTTGTAAAGACAGAGAAAGAAGTTGCCGGTCTTTTTGCTTTGACGGAGAATCTCGTGAAGGAGGCTGGAATTAGTAGTTTCAGTGAATAGCAGAATCAGCTGATACTAATACACAGGATAATGGTTTGATTCCTTGTCCAAAAACAGGAGGTGCTTCTAATTTCTAGATGGTTCTTTCTTCACCAAATATGATAATGGATAAATCACCCACTATGCGACGTAAAGGGAAGGACCGGTATGTAATTACTCTTCATCAACTCGGGGAATAATGATCGGGAGAGAGGCTTCGGTGAAGTCCAAATGTCACTGTTTTTGGAAGCATCGAAATCCCGACCAACTCTTCTATACTAAATAAACTTCTAAGAGGCAGTAGTTCAAGAGTAAGTACAACTGATCCATCTAGTTTGCTCATTCTTTTACTTAAATTGATCTTGTGTACACCACAGCTTGCATCTCGGAAGCAATAGAAGATCTCCCAACTTTTAAGAGATCAAAAGGTGCTTTGCTCTTCattatagtacatatttttGCCGGCAGAAATTTTTCTCAATGAGCCATCACTGctgaaattgataaaatttacCTGATTCGTTGTGTGGCTGCTGCTATTTAATCCTGTTTTCTTGTGGCTCCCTTCattaagggggaaaaaaaaggtacTAGAATCATTCACCACCTGATTTCAAAACATCAAAAGTTTACCAACTAAACGGTGATCTTCTTGTGATTCAGCAGTGTCCTGTTTCTGTATGTTCGTTAGTCATGCGATCACAGTTTGTCATGTGATCATACGTCAGTCATATTATGACTTAAATGATCAGTTTGCTTTTTTATGTGTTTGGCAACAAGAATTATTTtccttagggtgcgtttggctcgcactatgaaagattactaggaataaaaagatgtccgagagttttattcctattcatcttaTTACTAAGAGTGTggcattcctgtgtttggttcgcacgattatattatagaattaatttttatagaattaattttgatttgaaaaattgattttgattaaaaacTGCAGAGCGGTTGGTTGAGCTTAGATAGAAATCGATTTTTTTGCATAGATTTTGTAAAGCCATTTGgcaaaaaattttgtatagttgcatatgaaaatttttaaattttttaaaaaattttataatttaaatttaaattaataatttaaatttgaatttaagtttaaattttaaattgcacaaaatttaaaatttgatattttaatttaaaatataaacttgacatttgaaaatttaaaatttaaaatttaaaatttaatatctaaattttcaattttcaattttcaatttcaatttaaaatctaaacttgaacttaaattttgaaattcgtaatttgaaaatgaaacttataatattattttaaattttaaattagatatttaaattttaaattctaaaatttcaacttttaaattttatcttaaatttgaaatttgaagtttaaaatttataatttgagatttgaatttaaatttgaaatataatatctaaatttaaaatttaaaattttgaaattttgaaattttgaaatttaaaagttaaattttaattttaaatatttaaatattaattaaaatttaaaattaaaatttgagtttaaattaaaaatttgaatctaaaatcaaaataacaatttaaaatttgatttcaaaatcaaaatcatattTCAAAAGTAGGTTAAACACTCTATTTACCCGAAAATTACTTTTGggccaaaatcacttttcaaaaacTATTGTTCTCTTTAATGGTTATTATGTTGTTATAAAAGAAGATAAATTTAACtctaaatttgtttttatctttaatgattattatattattataaaatgagataaatttaattttagatttgttATTATCATTAgtgattattatattattataaaaggaGATAAATTTAACTCAAGATCTGTTTTTATTCctaatggttattatattattataaaagtattatatttttctttataatatacGTAAGTCTTTTAgaaaaaccctagccgtcatccCTCCCTTCCTCTCTTTTATTCTCTCATTAAATCTTTCTCCATAATGAGCTAACATCCTGGTGAGGATATTGATCAGATCAACAATGTCGTGTGGATATCTGTAGAGGGCGGACgtgtgtgcggcttcaagagaatcaaatttcacgatCATCATATTGCAGTCTAAATTTACCAACACAAAGGtgaaaatcagattttttttttcttttttaatcttaaatatatAAGGAATTCTGTTTTGcg
This window of the Ananas comosus cultivar F153 linkage group 19, ASM154086v1, whole genome shotgun sequence genome carries:
- the LOC109724999 gene encoding myosin-3, which gives rise to MAFYVAAPLSGNLPSTSRARRSSADHNHAALNLKPRFLIILKAQKRKNYSLHLIKSVVKKLKSNISNGDDGKTEPARVLLERLYAKTQNLDFNCLEDAEISTSLKVLKSDIEAALLALRRKEEDLHDAEKRVLIEQRKLNCTKKDLERREDEISAASARQQQMEEELKKTKGNLASQAIQIRDLKIFIEEQGKEIARSATSLSERESEIEKLKSDVMKKNEEAAILRSEIELKDRLLQEANETLRKQEAEIEDLRKELEGKEFELAESNKLRKSKENELKIMEVELEKQTVEWLAAREEFMELTKHMDDMKETTEDFKRVTSLLAAFRSELIASQESLASSHRKLEDQALQFEKQMQELSEQRVLLMSYSENLKFAQLEVDSKANELSAAHAICEELESNLLKEREMVEHLQEELSRERESLEQKSTETRSLQNELRDKEMQFQNSQSLLQEKESELAEARLQIQHMESELASIQLIVQEKDSDLSDAKNKLVELSNEIVALQQLTKSKEDQLVQAMSTLQDKEEYIQIMQQELDYIRLRSLEATSVVQKIARLTDKLVISVEGEEEEALTNDTDYSAAFMKQKQLETQLEMVKELLRQKEMEFLDAQRVLTVKQEELEAVHRRWDMREKELEKMEKELFRDADGLEKLYSLAQERIGNRSVGELAIEKLQIEATQLEAEAATTALRKIADMTNQLLKDGYASSNSGTSSFVPPIGEVEKGGGSNLNKNFDVLVKTEKEVAGLFALTENLVKEAGISSFSE